The sequence below is a genomic window from Candidatus Epulonipiscium sp..
CTTAGTGGTATAACTACCTGAACCATAGTATCAATATTCAGCCACACAGTATGGTTAATCTGGTTTATCCCTGTTGAACGAAACTCCCTATCATAATTAATAACAGCTGTCCCTAGGGGCAGCACCTTAATTCCTATTTCGGGGCCAACATTTGCAAATATCCTGTTCCCAGTTATATTCCCTAAGGGAACCTTGAATGTGGCTGGAGAAACCTCCTCTAATTCCTTTGATACGCCTGTTATTATATTTGCTGATAGTTCGTTAACCACAGGAGTGTTTAGTGTCCAGGATATTACCTCTCCCCCCTCATTATAATCATATATAACTAAATCCTGTACAGTAACCTCCTTAAATACATCATTTATGGCATTACTAATTGCATGAGTTGCAATTGTATTTGCTTTAATATATGCCATATTCATAACTATGGGCATGATTTTTTTATCTAAACTTAAATAAATAACAATTGATATAACAATACTAAATATAAAGAAAAGTGCTATTCGGAATTTGCAAATAAGCTTTTTCCTATGTTTTTTTGGTTTCCTTCCTTTTAGGGTTTTTTTCACGCTTATCCCTCCTCTTTATAATCTATGCTTATTCTTGCAAAAAGTGCCGGCAAAATAATATATCAATTTCTCTTTTTTAAGTACTGCTTATCTGCTATAATGATTAAGAATAAAATTGCTCCATAAACATTCATGGTACGAATATAAAATAAGTCGTATCAATTAAGGAGGCTTAAAATGAATTTTTCAAAAGAATCTAATGCTAAAAAGAAAAAATCCATAAATTCTAAGAATAAAAAAGTCAAAAATCGCCTTGGAATAATTTTATTTAGAATTTTATTCATTGTTTTAATCTTTGGAGCATTTGCTGCTGTGGGTGGAGGATTGGGAGCATTATTAGGAATCATTAATACTGCCCCTGATGTAAAGAATATTAATCTTACCCCCAAAAAATTCACTTCCATTATTTATGATTTAAATGGAAATGAAATCGACCGCCTTCACGGGGAGGAGAACAGAATCTATGCCGAATTAGACAATATACCTGTCGATTTACAACATGCCTTTGTTTCTATTGAAGACGAAAGATTTTATACCCATAGTGGAATTGATTTTAGGGGTATGGTAAGAGCCTTAGTTGTTAACATAAAAGAACGCTCCTTTAGCGAAGGTGCTAGTACCATCACCCAGCAATTAATTAAAAACAGAGTCTTTACCAATGAGAAAAAGATGCAAAGAAAATTACAGGAGCAATATTTAGCAATACAATTAGAAAAGATTTATAGTAAGGACCAAATCCTTGAATGGTATTTGAATGAAATTGCCCTAGGTAGAGGTTTCAATGGGGTTCAAGCAGCATCCAAGGGCTATTTTAATAAGGATGTATCAGAGCTCACTTTAGCAGAATCTGCAGTTGTTGCATCTATTACTCAAAATCCATCTAAATACGACCCCATAAGGTTCCCGGAAAATAATAAGGATAGGCAAAAAATAGTACTTGCAAAAATGTTGGAACAGGGCTATATCTCACAAAGTAAATACAATAGTGCCCTCTCTGAAGACGTATATTCTAAAATTCAAAAGACTAGCCAGCAATTTATAGAGGACTCAAAACACACATATTATGTAGACCAAATTATAGAAGATGTCATAAGAGATCTTCAAGAAAAAAAAGGTTATACCGCAAATGAAGCCATCAATATGGTCTATAGCGGAGGATTAAGTATTTATACCCCTTTTAACCAAAAGATACAGGATGTTATGGACAAACATTATGAAAATGATGAATTGTTTCCTCCAAAGGCATTTGAAATTAAAGTAATATACAATCTTACATTGCAAAAATCTAATAAAAATGAAGAAAACTTTTATGCTGAGGGTATTGTACCTAATAAAGATTCCGTCGAACAATTTAAAAATGATAAAAAGGAAGAATGGGGAATATCAGCTTCTGATAAAATATTAGAAACTGTCCATACCATTCCCCAACCTCAATCAGCCATGGTTATCATGGATTATCATAACGGTCACGTTTTAGCTATATCCGGCGGCCGCGGAGAAAAAATAGGTAATTTAATGTTTAACCGTGCCACCCATGCAAAACGTCAACCCGGATCTGCATTCAAAGTTCTAGCTTCCTATGCTCCTGCCCTTGATACAGGGAAGGCAACCCCCGGTACTGTTATAGATGACGTACCGCTAAAAGTTAAAGATGGTTCTAAAGACAAATGGATTCATAACTGGACCGGTAGGTATGACGGACTAAGTACAGTTCGAGAAGGAATCTATAGATCCATGAACATCTTGGCAGTTAAAACTCTTCTGGATACGGGATTTGATACAAGTTTTGACTATCTCCAACACTTCGGGTTTACAACCCTTATTGATAGAGAAGAACGAAGTGGTAGGATACATTCAGATAAAGTTCCCGCTTTGGCCCTTGGAGGCATAACCGATGGGGTAACTCCCTTAGAGCTGACTGCAGCTTATGGGACCATAGCAAACAAAGGAGTTTATAATGAACCTGTATTTTATACAAAAATTTTAGATCATGATGGGAATATGCTTATAGATAATACTCCAATACAGCGTAGAGTATTAAAGGAAACCACTGCTTTCCTTCTAACGGATATGATGAAAGACGTACTAAATCCAAGCCGACGCGAAGCTACTGGATTGCTAGCAAGATTTAAAAATAGTCGAATGCCTATAGCAGGTAAAACCGGAACAACCTCTAATGATGTTGACCTAGTATTTGCTGGGTATACACCCTATTATGTAGCAGGAATTTGGCTTGGCCACGATACCCCCAAACGGCTACGCTATGATAGGAGTTATCATAATCTACTTTGGGCGGCTATCATGGAAGAAATCCATGAGGACTTACCTGTTAAAAACTTTGAAGTACCCCAAGGGATAGTACAGGCAAGAATATGTTCCGAATCGGGTAAATTGGCTACAACTACTTGTGAGCAGGATCCAAGGGGTTCTACTGCCATAATGGAATATTTCGAATCAGGAACACAACCTAAAGAGTATTGTGATGTCCATACCATCGAAAAGATATGCATCGAATCTGGGCTACTTGCCAACGAATACTGCCCAGAAGAAGTTATAAAAGAAAAAGTATTCATCAAAAGGCCTGTACCTTATGTACCCGAAAGTAAAAACGGTCCTTTCCCTGCCGATGCACAATATGAACTCCCTACTTCTAAGGAAGAAGCCTATTGTAATGTTCATGGACCTGATTCAATTTTCCCTTCGGACCCTAATGATGATTTCAATATACCTGAAGCGGACGAAAACGGAAATATCGATAGTGGTGATGTGCCTGATACCCCTGGTGGTCCTAATAAGCCTAACAAGCCCAATAAACCCAGTGATCCTGTAGAACCCCTAGACCCCTTTATACCACCTAAAGAACCTGATACTCCTAATTCGAGTACTGTAAATATGCCTAATAGCATGGATGATTTTTTCATGCCATTGCCATAATATAATAATAAGAATAGCCGTAATTTAGAATTACGGCTATTCTTTTGCTTTGGAATTAAATATAAGGGCGGCTATAAATGCAAATAAAACAGCTGCTGTAATCCCTGCTGAGGTTGCTTTTAATCCCCCCGTAAAGGCACCCTTAAGCCCTATTTTATCTACTTCCTCGATTGCCCCCTTTGCTAGGGAATATCCGAACCCTGGAAGAGGGACTGTAGCCCCTGCTCCCCCAAATTTAACTAGGGGTTCATATAATCCCATTCCATGAAGTACTGCCCCAAGAACAACAAATAAAACTAATATCCTGCCAGACATTAATTTGGTTTTATCTATCAGTATTTGTCCAATTACACATATGATTCCACCGATAATAAAAGCTTTTACATAATCCATGTCCTTCCTCCTACGCCCATTTATTCTCTATAGCAACTGCATGTGCAATACTTGGAATCGATTCTCCCTGCTGTGTGCTTCCAGGACTCATCAAGGCACCTGTAGGTATAAATAGGATTCGACTCCACTTGTTATTTTGCATTTCTTTATATAGGTATCCTGCAAAGGTTACAGCAGAACAACCGCAACCACTACCACCGGCATGGGTATCCTGAGTGGCAGCATCAAATATTTCTACCCCACAATCAGAGAATATACTTTCAATGTCATAACCTGACTTTTTAACTAATTCTAGAGCTAATTCTTTACCTACCGAACCTAAATCACCAGTAATTATTAAATCATAATCCTTAGGTGTACGGCCGGTATCTTGGAAATGATTAATGATTGTGTCCGCTGCCGCTGGAGCCATTGCAGCCCCCATATTCATTGGGTCCTTTATGCCTAAATCTATTATCTTGCCTGGTGTTATATATGTTATATAGGGCCCCGGACCATTTTTCCCAAGTATAACGGCTCCACTCCCAGTTACTGTCCATGAAGCAGTAAGCGGTCTTTGGGTTCCTAATTCCAAGGGAAATCTAAACTGTTTTTCTGAGCCACAAAAATGGCTGGACGCCTCTGCAACTACATAATTGGCAAATCCTCCATCTATAGTCATAGCACCTAAAGCCATACTTTCGCCCATAGTAGAACATGCCCCAAATAAACCAAAAAAGGGTATATCAAAACTCCTTAATCCAAATGTGCTGGCTGTCAATTGATTGAGTAAATCTCCTGCAAAAATGTATTGGATATCTTCTGGAGTTAGATTGGCCTTTTGGATAACTCTTTCTATAGTTTTTTGGACTAATTTACTTTCTGCCTTTTCCCAGCTATCTTCCCCCCATAAGGGGTCTTGTAGCACCACATCAAAGTAGGTACCTAAAGGCCCTTTCCCTTCCTTAGAACCCACTGTAGATGCAGCCGAGATGATGCTAGGGGGCAAATCAAATTTAATGCTTTGTTTTCCTATATGTTTTGCCATTGTATCCTCCATTCTGCCTATTCTAGCTTAAATTTAGACTGAATCTTATCTATTTCATAAAATAATGAATAATCCCTACTACTACGGATGCTGTTAGACCATATACAATAACAGGCCCTGCTATGGTAAACATCCTAGAACCAACTCCAAATACATAACCTTCTTTTTTATATTCGATAGCAGGGGAAACCATGGAATTTGCAAAACCTGTAATCGGAACAATAGAGCCTGCCCCAGCGTATTTTCCTAGGGAACTGTATATGTTAAGGCCTGTTAGGAGAATCCCTAGAAATACTAGAACAATGGTTGTCAGCATACTGGCCTCATCTTTATTATATCCAAAACTTTTAATGATATTATTTATGAGCTGTCCTATTGTACATATGACTCCTCCCACCCAAAAGGCCCTTGCACAATCCCTTAAGAGATTTGATTTTGGCGATATCTTCTCTACCATCTGGGCATATTCTTTTTTCATATTTTGAATTTGATCCATAACATTACCTCGCTTTCAACTATTTATATTGAATAAATCCTGGTAAAATCCAATATATTATTGCACCAACCATTTTTCCTATAGCAATACTGATAATAAGAAATTCGATTCCCCTTTTTAAACTTAGTCTTCTTGTTACAACAGGTATAACGTTTAATATTTCTGCTAAGGATACTGCCAGGCAACCTGTAAAAATCCCAAAGCAAAAGCCAATGATAGCTGCCCCTATCTTGCCAATGGGCGCCGAAAAGTCCCAAATCATTGTAAGACAACCTAAAATCCCTCCCGCAATGATTACAGTTTCATACAAAATCAAGTACTTTTCTGTTTTTGTCTTTTCCATAAGCCGTGGGATAACGCCTATGATTGCAATAAAGGCAAAAATTCCTCCAGCAATAACCACTCCGCCACTAAATCCTATTAAAACAGAGACTATTTTCCCAAAAAACATTAATTGTTTCCTCTTTTCTGTTCTGTAATTTTACTAATGATATAATTTTCGACATTATCTTCATAAGAAACCATTTCTACTTCTATGGGAGTGGGGTCCTCAGTTATTTTTTTAGGTGAAAAATGATTGAAAAAGACAATAATACCTACAGCAATACCTAAGGAATAAGGTATCTGAATCCAATAGGGCTTATCTGTTTTAATCCCAGTGAAAATTTCGTAAAGTTGTTTTAATACATCGGGAAGGGCAGAATCAGTATGAAATGTCATAATCGCAATGCCGCCTCCTGCAAATAATATCAAACATGTGCTAATTACTTTTAAGAATGTAAAAATCCTATTTTCTTCCTTTTTATTAGGATAGTATTCTACGATACTATCCATTTCACCTACATTTGATACATCCATATCTGGATGTTTATCATTAATAGCTTTTATAATATCTATAATGGAAATAATATATTTCTTTTTATTAATATCTTGTATATCCATCAATTTAATTTCTTCTATGGATGTTTTCATATACTCTGGGGCTACAACCTCGGCAATGTCCCTAATAATTATTTGGTTTTTTTGTAAACAGATGTCTTTTTATACGGCTTTATATATATTGTCACGTTTTATACCCCCATACATATTTTAAATTCGTTTTTTACAAAGACTCCTCTTGAAGGAATGGGGTGGTTAGATAATGATATATAGTACCATGTTGCAAACACTCCTATCATCAGAATAAATAAAAAAAGTACAATACCACTCCACACTTTTTTACTGGTCATTTTTTCACCCTTTCAAACTAATATCTAAGTCAATCAATTTATATGTATTTTTTGTTATTAGGCAAAAACATATTCTAACAAGAAATACCATCAAAAAAAGAAATGCTCTTAACCGAACATTTCTCGCATTGATTTTAATATTTTCTTTTCTATTCTTGAAACTTGAACCTGAGAAATTCCTATAACATCTGCAATCTCTGTTTGTGTTTTATCCTTAAAGTATCTCATTGTTATTATTTGTTTTTCCTTTGGTCCTAGACTCTCTATAATCTGGGATAAGGCAATTTTGTCAATCATGTTAGCCTCAGGGTTAGCATCTAAATATATTTTGTCCACCAAAGTAATAGGATTTCCTTCCCCCTCGTGAATAACAGATTGCAATGATTCCACATCACTATTAGCCTCTAAAGCCATCACTAATTCTTCTACATCTATCTCCATGGCAGCAGCCAACTCTTGGATACTTGGCTCCTTTTCCATTTCCTTTGTTAAGTTTTCTTTTAAAATTCTAGCCTTAAGCCCTATTTCCTTTAAAGAACGGCTTACTTTTATCATTCCGTCATCTCTCATAAATCTTTTGATTTCACCCATTATCATAGGAACCGCATAGGTTGAAAATCTAACATTATAATCTAAATCAAATTTATCGATGCTCTTTATAAGCCCAATGCTTCCTATCTGAAATAAATCTTCAATATCATAGCCCCTATTTCTAAAACGCTTCACAATACTCCATACTAATCCTACGTTTTCTTCTACGATTTTGTCCCTGGCAGCTGTATCCCCTGATTGCGCTTTTTTAATCAATTCCAATGTTTTATCCATCTGCCCACCTCTTTTAGCTATTCCAAACTCTTGAGTTTTTTTCGCATCCTAATAGCCGTTCCTTTTTCTCTTACGGATTCAATTTCTATCTCATCCATAAAGGTTTCCATTACGGTAAAGCCCATACCTGATCGCTCTAATTCGGGTTTTGAGGTGTAGAGGGGTTCTCGTGCCTTAGAAATATCCTCAATTCCTTTACCCTTATCTTCAATAACTATCTCAACCGTATTATTGAAGAAACTACAACTTACATTTATCATTCCCTCACTGTTCTCATATCCATGAATTACAGCATT
It includes:
- the sigF gene encoding RNA polymerase sporulation sigma factor SigF codes for the protein MDKTLELIKKAQSGDTAARDKIVEENVGLVWSIVKRFRNRGYDIEDLFQIGSIGLIKSIDKFDLDYNVRFSTYAVPMIMGEIKRFMRDDGMIKVSRSLKEIGLKARILKENLTKEMEKEPSIQELAAAMEIDVEELVMALEANSDVESLQSVIHEGEGNPITLVDKIYLDANPEANMIDKIALSQIIESLGPKEKQIITMRYFKDKTQTEIADVIGISQVQVSRIEKKILKSMREMFG
- the spoVAC gene encoding stage V sporulation protein AC, whose translation is MKKEYAQMVEKISPKSNLLRDCARAFWVGGVICTIGQLINNIIKSFGYNKDEASMLTTIVLVFLGILLTGLNIYSSLGKYAGAGSIVPITGFANSMVSPAIEYKKEGYVFGVGSRMFTIAGPVIVYGLTASVVVGIIHYFMK
- the spoVAD gene encoding stage V sporulation protein AD, which codes for MAKHIGKQSIKFDLPPSIISAASTVGSKEGKGPLGTYFDVVLQDPLWGEDSWEKAESKLVQKTIERVIQKANLTPEDIQYIFAGDLLNQLTASTFGLRSFDIPFFGLFGACSTMGESMALGAMTIDGGFANYVVAEASSHFCGSEKQFRFPLELGTQRPLTASWTVTGSGAVILGKNGPGPYITYITPGKIIDLGIKDPMNMGAAMAPAAADTIINHFQDTGRTPKDYDLIITGDLGSVGKELALELVKKSGYDIESIFSDCGVEIFDAATQDTHAGGSGCGCSAVTFAGYLYKEMQNNKWSRILFIPTGALMSPGSTQQGESIPSIAHAVAIENKWA
- the yunB gene encoding sporulation protein YunB; protein product: MKKTLKGRKPKKHRKKLICKFRIALFFIFSIVISIVIYLSLDKKIMPIVMNMAYIKANTIATHAISNAINDVFKEVTVQDLVIYDYNEGGEVISWTLNTPVVNELSANIITGVSKELEEVSPATFKVPLGNITGNRIFANVGPEIGIKVLPLGTAVINYDREFRSTGINQINHTVWLNIDTMVQVVIPLSSEQIKVSRKVILIDKVLSGKVPPTYVEFHDPFKEPKIFDYSPIN
- a CDS encoding PBP1A family penicillin-binding protein, with protein sequence MNFSKESNAKKKKSINSKNKKVKNRLGIILFRILFIVLIFGAFAAVGGGLGALLGIINTAPDVKNINLTPKKFTSIIYDLNGNEIDRLHGEENRIYAELDNIPVDLQHAFVSIEDERFYTHSGIDFRGMVRALVVNIKERSFSEGASTITQQLIKNRVFTNEKKMQRKLQEQYLAIQLEKIYSKDQILEWYLNEIALGRGFNGVQAASKGYFNKDVSELTLAESAVVASITQNPSKYDPIRFPENNKDRQKIVLAKMLEQGYISQSKYNSALSEDVYSKIQKTSQQFIEDSKHTYYVDQIIEDVIRDLQEKKGYTANEAINMVYSGGLSIYTPFNQKIQDVMDKHYENDELFPPKAFEIKVIYNLTLQKSNKNEENFYAEGIVPNKDSVEQFKNDKKEEWGISASDKILETVHTIPQPQSAMVIMDYHNGHVLAISGGRGEKIGNLMFNRATHAKRQPGSAFKVLASYAPALDTGKATPGTVIDDVPLKVKDGSKDKWIHNWTGRYDGLSTVREGIYRSMNILAVKTLLDTGFDTSFDYLQHFGFTTLIDREERSGRIHSDKVPALALGGITDGVTPLELTAAYGTIANKGVYNEPVFYTKILDHDGNMLIDNTPIQRRVLKETTAFLLTDMMKDVLNPSRREATGLLARFKNSRMPIAGKTGTTSNDVDLVFAGYTPYYVAGIWLGHDTPKRLRYDRSYHNLLWAAIMEEIHEDLPVKNFEVPQGIVQARICSESGKLATTTCEQDPRGSTAIMEYFESGTQPKEYCDVHTIEKICIESGLLANEYCPEEVIKEKVFIKRPVPYVPESKNGPFPADAQYELPTSKEEAYCNVHGPDSIFPSDPNDDFNIPEADENGNIDSGDVPDTPGGPNKPNKPNKPSDPVEPLDPFIPPKEPDTPNSSTVNMPNSMDDFFMPLP
- a CDS encoding anti-sigma F factor, coding for MEYQNTMKISFISKSQNEGFARVAVAAFISQLDPTLEEISDIKTAVSEAVTNAVIHGYENSEGMINVSCSFFNNTVEIVIEDKGKGIEDISKAREPLYTSKPELERSGMGFTVMETFMDEIEIESVREKGTAIRMRKKLKSLE
- the spoVAE gene encoding stage V sporulation protein AE; amino-acid sequence: MDYVKAFIIGGIICVIGQILIDKTKLMSGRILVLFVVLGAVLHGMGLYEPLVKFGGAGATVPLPGFGYSLAKGAIEEVDKIGLKGAFTGGLKATSAGITAAVLFAFIAALIFNSKAKE
- a CDS encoding stage V sporulation protein AB; translated protein: MFFGKIVSVLIGFSGGVVIAGGIFAFIAIIGVIPRLMEKTKTEKYLILYETVIIAGGILGCLTMIWDFSAPIGKIGAAIIGFCFGIFTGCLAVSLAEILNVIPVVTRRLSLKRGIEFLIISIAIGKMVGAIIYWILPGFIQYK